In Acipenser ruthenus chromosome 1, fAciRut3.2 maternal haplotype, whole genome shotgun sequence, the genomic stretch TATAATTTAAACTTCAGTGTAAATGATACAGATGCCCTTAAGCAACTGAATGTATTCTAAACTACAGTAGCTGGCCAATTAACATATCGAAGGCATTTGCAgttaagaaaataaacacattgattGCAATTAATTAAATTCACAATCTCTTAATCCCCTGGGTAAATGTATTATTACTCTTTTTTTAACAGGGACTGATGAAGCCTAAATCATGCAGAACAGTTCATTTGATTGGTCATCTACACGGCACACTGTGGGCCATATTTGCAAAGTTTTAACTTGTGAATCAAACAGTTTTAGATTCACAGAACTGTTTTAATctgttgttggcttctttaagaacagtttaatgaatttcagtgtttattttgctCAAACATGACTGATTTAACCAGCCTGATATTCCTGTATCCATCTAAAAGTGGTCTTCATAGacatgtgtactgtatatacaggtaATGAGGTATTGAGAAATTCACTGGCACAAGTAGAAGTGACGTGAGGGATGAAGAGGTGACAGACATTAAAGGTGAAAACTGCAGTAAATATTTCTTATAAACTCTTATTTAACTTATTAAAACAATACTCATCCAGAAAAATACTGTGATGCTTTGGCATGGACcatcattttgtttattaaaacagattgtttattaaaatactttctCAACACAAACTACTTTAGATCATGTGACCCTGCATTAGCCAATTGGGATGATTTAATGACTTACCGTATTATCTAACTTTTGAATGAggaaataacaaataaacattttatagtCTCCAATTAGCAAGGTAAGTAGCCATAGATTAGCATAGTCATAGAGACACAAAGACTATGTAAAACTATGAATATCTACATTATGTGGACTATTACCCACAGTACTGTAGTAATGGTGTAATTAGTGCCATAATAACGTGTGTCTTTAGCATCCCTACAGATATGAACAACAGTTGAGGAAAGCCATCTTCCAGCTTATCGAAAAATAAGTTTGATTATGAGTCAGCCTTGACTAACAATAAGGCTGCGCTTTTTAAGCCACAGGTGCATGGTTTGACTGGTATGGATTCTGGTACCCATCCATTTTACCCGACAAGAGGTAGGTCTGGGCCTTTGGGGGGGCCCAGACCTAAGTCAATttctgtcaatcaaaacacaaatttggtattctccctgaaggtgtaggttgaaagacaacacacgcacacaccaatatAGCAAAGGCAGTCACTCTCATATGACAGACAGCCGTAGAAAAGACGACCTGCGACACAAGCAAAGCAGGCCgtgaagaagaaagaaagaagacacTCAAATGGAGCCGCTGATGCGAATGCAAGGGAACTAAAGTCGACTCAGAGgagctctttcaaaaacacactcgGGTTAATGACACAGAAGCGTACCTTACCGTAAGTGGGAGgcagaggaagtgagctccgcggagcgactacttattccctcagcAGGtcggaccaaggacgtcactccatggaggggcctatcggcagctctgacataaaatgctcagcgaatacctacctacggcaggcatatcccaaaagtattggtcgGTGGTCgtattcaaattgaaagggaacactgCTTAATTGTGATAGCTTTCTTCGTGGCTGATTGTGTGCAATCTCGAGTAGGTCGGGTGTTTATCCACTCGGGGTCCTCTATTTTCTCCTACACTTGACCAACCCTATAGTAAGCAGGCCTACactattaaataatatatttaaataatatatacagtatattttattagGAATATACTgtttctgaaaatgaactgatttatttattattccgaAATGATTTATTTAGCCCCTAATAATCAGGCATAAtgcagtaattacattttatgaGCAAATGTTTCATTGGGTTACCTCTGGAGTACAGTATGTGTCATCATTGTTTAATCATTGTTTCTTCTACAGTAACCAAGGTTTATCTGGAATGTTCCTTTATTAAGTCAGCTTAAATTTAGTGTGGTCAGTCTTGATTCCCAACTGCCTTTTTTGAAGTGCCAggtttttcatttgtgtttgcaTAATGTTTTTACAACAGAGCATTATGTGAGAGTGCTGTCTATTTGTTGACTAAGACTAGTATATGAAACAGAACACTTGAACAAAGGGAGTAAACTGAAGAATAAACAAGAGAAAATAGCCAAGACATGAAAGAAATGAGATAGCAAGTGGGATTTAAATTTGTAAAGACAAACACCCACCAGTTCCCAAGGACAAAAAATATAAACTGTATTGCTATTCACATCTATAGATGTTTACACAGAAACATAATTATCATAATTTCAGTACTATACCTTAATACAAAATGTGAATGCTTTGAATCATGTGTTTATAGTTCTGCATGTGTTTTTGTTCtgcatgtgttttttgttctgcATGTGTTTATTGTGTCAGCATAAAGGGATATTTtctccacatgtttttttttttttttaaactctaacCTGTTAAATACCCTGTTATGTGTGTTCTGCATAATTCTCTATTGTTTCCACTTAGGTCAGTTTGTTCCATACTTACTGTTCCAGCTTCTGGGCTGTAAGGAGGTGAGgcagggaagcatattagtgttacATTGTGAACTGAAGGCCACTGTGAAGGTGAAGCACCGTGCAGTGAAGTCTGAGTAGCCGCTACAAACCAGAGGCACATTCTACCTTTGTCTGGGACAGGATGTGTAGAAATGCACTCTGTTCTACTACACAAAACTGGATTCTTTGCCTTAGTTCTTTTTGACTGGGTTTCAAATGTGGTCTTGTATTTGCCCAAGCAAGCACTGAAGAGCAGCATAAAGCaccagtatatttatttatgattacaaaactaaagaaataaatgtttGTCACTTTTGTTCCgaataaaaattataaatattaaCAAGGCTGTCCAATTATGAAAATGTCCAAAAACCTTATCACAACCTTCTTTATCATTGTGACAGGGCTGGTGTCTAGTACTACTGAAGATCGTAGGACAACAGGACGCTTTAGATTAGGTAAAAGGAAAGTAGGCACATTTTAgcaaaaaatatgttatttatgtactGGTACAGCAAATTACTCATTTGTATGTAGTGTAATGATCCTTTACAAATTGGTTACAGCTTTGAgtaactgtgacaggattgaaaggagtccctgttgtaattcgccctcccgaccaccggcagcgctgtgtagggttgaccgtgattgggtcaggaggctgaactctgaccatacaggaagttccgggtcaggcggccatcttggcccaaggtgggaccatgcggccgtcaggtcccatcattgcaatcagctgtgctgttctcatcgattggctgacgtgaggcagcgtgctgattgcaggggtgggacttggcagtatttaagcagtatggttttgccattcggccccctgtcctgaactgaaaacacgtgctgtgctttgttgttgttttgttttatcaaactgctgtaattcgcagaagcttgaaacttaagggactttggtggattgccgcagtggaagaaacccaggacaagccagtaatccgtggaagggggccaggaggcggtgagaggaaacccactgcaggagcacagagaaacccagtgcttcctttattgttgtgtgtaacgggacgtttttgtttattctttttatttgaaacctgagtttaccatcgctggtattccaggtggttttcttgtttattttctggaatactggactgttctatttttgtttgttaaaataaaatcctgcctgtaccattgaaggtacagggctccaaggactaaacgacacttccggctcctgtgtgctgtcatttctggtccttccctaaagctccacccactaccctcccacaaggtggtgtcagaagcgggaggAGCATGGACCGGCACACCCTGCAAGCCGTCTTGGAGGATCAGGAGAGACACCGTGACGGTGTAGAGCGGCGTCGGGAAGAACGGGATGCTCAGAGGGATGCTGAGCGTTCAGCCCATCTGACCGCGATGACTGACAAGATGGCGGCCATGTGTCTGGCCATTCAGAACCTGGTAGTGGCCCAGGCCCAGGCCCAAGCCCAGGTCCCGGCCGCAGCAGCTGGACCAGCGCAGCCGACGCCCAAAATCCGGCTGCAAAAGATGACCTCAGAAGATGACCCGGAGGCCTTCCTGACCACGTTTGAGCGGGTGGCTACAGTGTCAGGGTGGCCAGCCAGATGTTGGGCGGCACAACTCGCCCCTTGTCTGACTGGTGAGGCGCAGGCAGCATACCGGGCCCTGAGCAATGTGGCAGCGGAGGATTATCCCCAGGTGAAGGCAGCTATCCTCCAACGCCTCAATATCACTCCGGAAACGCATTGCCGGCGTTTCCGGACCTACAAGCGTCCAGAGGGAACCCGGCCCCGCATTGCGGCCCAGCAACTCTGGGACCATCTGACCCGCTGGCTGCGTCCCACTGAACGGACCACCCAACAAATCATGGAGTCTGTGGGGGTCGACCAGTTCCTGGAGGTGTTGGAACCGGAGACTCGAGCCTGGGTCGCTCGCCACAGTCCCGAGACGATGGACAAGGCCGTCGAACTGGCGGAGGCTTTCGAGGATTCACTGCTTCGGGTGGACCCCAGTCCAGCCCCAGCAGTCCCAGTGAAGCATCGCCCTTTACCAGCGCACCCAAGGACTGCAGCGAGGCCTTCAGTTTTCCCCGTCCCTTTGAGCGCCTCGACTCCAAAGTGGAGACCGAGGTTAGCTCCCAGCTGGGCCAGAGAGAAtccctggaccccccccccccagtggtgGACCAAGGGACAAGCAGCCGTCTCCCACAGCGTTGCCTTCCCCTACCTGCTTCCGGTGCCATGAGGTGGGACACATCGCGAGATTCTGTCCTGCcgcaatggagtgtgacgtggccttgCGATGTCCGGACGCAGAGGGTGGTGAGTACAGGGGAaggggtcgggaggggccttgcattatTAATGTAGTTGTTGGTAATATgagtacccacgcattagtggactcagggtgtagTCACACTATAATTCGGTCTGCTCTCTTGGAGGGTACGCCCTGGCGGCCACAGGGGTCTGTGACCATCTCGTGTATTCATGGAGAAACCAAGGCGTATCCTACCACTAAAGTTAGAATGACTGTGGAAAGTCGGACGTGCCACGTAGTCGTGGCCGTTGCTAAAAAGGTGCCATACCCAGTAATTTTGGGTCGAGATTGGCCTTACTATACACAAGTTAAGGTCAATGCGGCTCGGCCACCTATTGTAGAAAAGGTGGTCGCAATGGGGGATCCAATTGGCCAGATCTTCCCCTTGCAGGCCGACATATTTACTTCCAGGTTCCGGCCCCATAAAACTAAAAGAGAGCGGAGGGCCGAGAAACTTGAGGGGGCATTAATGAGGCAAGGCTGGGGATTGGTGGGAGAATCTGCTTTGCCTGTCAAACGAACACAGAAGGGGGTGGGTGTCCAGTGTGACCAGCAGGAGCGGGTTGCTG encodes the following:
- the LOC131737127 gene encoding uncharacterized protein LOC131737127, whose amino-acid sequence is MDRHTLQAVLEDQERHRDGVERRREERDAQRDAERSAHLTAMTDKMAAMCLAIQNLVVAQAQAQAQVPAAAAGPAQPTPKIRLQKMTSEDDPEAFLTTFERVATVSGWPARCWAAQLAPCLTGEAQAAYRALSNVAAEDYPQVKAAILQRLNITPETHCRRFRTYKRPEGTRPRIAAQQLWDHLTRWLRPTERTTQQIMESVGVDQFLEVLEPETRAWVARHSPETMDKAVELAEAFEDSLLRVDPSPAPAVPVKHRPLPAHPRTAARPSVFPVPLSASTPKWRPRLAPSWARENPWTPPPQWWTKGQAAVSHSVAFPYLLPVP